In the Triticum aestivum cultivar Chinese Spring chromosome 2B, IWGSC CS RefSeq v2.1, whole genome shotgun sequence genome, AAAAGTAGAATCCAGGGATCTATTTTAGCTTAGAACAAATCTTTTTTCCGAAGAACACTTTGTTATGAAGATGTGAAGCAGGCGGACAAGATAGTTTAGTCTTTTCATGTATTGCACCCAGAGTTGtataaataaattaataaaacgAGAATATTTTCTGTCATGTTCCTCCCCATGTTCTTTCTCTCAGTTCAGTTCCATATGTGAATAAAGCATAGATTAAAATAGCCCGCGAAATAGCAGCGATAGCTGCGCTATAGCTGCCCGGGAGCCTCGCCGCTACGCTATGGCTATTGCCGCGAAAACCTACACATATCCCTCTAAATGGCTCAAAAATCAGCAAAACCCTCCAGAAATCATCTCTCCGACCAGAAAATTTTCCGATATTTGCCGCCATTGCCCGCTACAGCGGCCGCTATAGCTGCTGGGAGAGGCCACCGCGAAATCTTTTCTCCTGCGATTTTAATTCATGGAATAGTCCATGTTTGGATCAGGACGTGAATACGCTGTGCTAAGCTGTGGCGAGCCACAAGTGCTGATTACACTTTACCAGCAAAATGGTGACGCGTGGTGGCTTATTTTGGTTTGGCGTGCTAGAGTGTGGTAGAAACCAAACAATTCCTGACTTAGTTTGGCACGCCACACATGCACAGCTCGGCGGTGCAAGGCACGATCCAAACACGCCCTAAATATCACTGGAATATAGCAGTGCATATTTCACGTACGTGATTAAGTAAATCATTTTTGTTAATATAATTGCAGAGACATATTGGATTTCTAACTATTGTTTCACTTCATGATCTTTCTCTAATTTGCTGGTGTGTCTGTTCAATCTAACTTGattgaaattttggtggaaatGTATCTGTTGAAAACAACTACTGCAATAGTCGGCTTGTTATATACTCATACTGCAAAATTTTACTTCCAGAATGCTAATTGCATCTTGTTTGCCTGTAGGAAAATAATAGGTGTCCAGAATCAGGCCACCATGAGCTTACCTGCCATTGGGATCATTGGTGCCATCAATGAATGCGTCACTTTGTTTCAGTGGGCCAAATCTGCCATTTCATCTCTGCATTCCCGATGGAGTGGCTCACAGGAGCAAAGCCTCCAGGATGGTGTGTTGCTATTGGAGAGTGGACTACAGCGCCTCAGGGATACTCTTCCTGCAATGTATGACCTAATCAACAAAGCAGAGTGGAGAAGCCATGAGAAAAGTGTGGCCAAACTGCTTCCCAATCTCAAGGATGCAGTGTATGAGGCCGAGGACCTTCTCGATGAGTTCAAATGGTACGAGATGAAGGTGAAAGTGGAGGTCATTGCAAGCCAATCTGCTTTTATTGAATTTTTTGATACGGTCATCCAAGGCAGCTTCAACAAACTGAATGATGTCCAGTTGAGGTTGGATCACCTTTCGAGACAGTTGGAGAATATGGGACTTTGTGGAGTTACACAACGCTTTGACAAATTAGTCAGGCCTGAGACCACCTCTCTGCCAAATGAAACAAAAATATTTGGTCGTGACGAAGAGCTGGAGCAGGTGTTGGGATTTCTTAATGTACCTACAAATTCAAAACGCAAGCGAGCAACTAGTTCAACTAATGCATCAACAAGCGCATCAGCAAGCAACCAAGTTAGTAATGAATCAAGAATATCTAGTATTCATGTTCTGTCAATAGTTGGAATTGGGGGTGTAGGAAAGACTACTTTGGCCCAACATATCTCCAACCATCAACGAGTGAAGTCACACTTTGAGCTAATAATTTGGGTTTGTGTCTCAGATAATTTTGATGTAAAGAGGTTAACTAAAGAGGTCATACAATCTTGTAACGGAAAGGAGGAAACATTTGATAATTTGGATTCTCTTCAACATGCTCTTTCAAACCATGTGGACAAAAAAAGGTTATTGATTGTCCTTGATGATATGTGGGATGATGCCCTGAAGGAAAATGGGCAGCGCTGGAAGAGGTTTTGTGCACCTTTTAGAAGTGTCCAAGAGGGAAGTGTGATGTTGGTCACCACTAGATGTCCAACAGTTGATGAGGGGGTGCGCACAATGAATCCTGTTATATTGGAAGGTCTAGAGGATGACGCTTTTTGGAATTTCTTCAAATTGTGTGCGTTTAGATCTGAGAGTTCTTACAATAATCCCGAGTTGGAATGCATTGGTAGAAAAATACTTCCTAAACTGAAGGGTTCTCCCCTGGCCGCCAAAACTCTCGGTCGCATGTTAAGCATGGACCTTCAAACATCACATTGGAATTCTATACTTGAGAGTGAACTTTGGGAGTTGAGTCAAGAAGAGACTGACATTTTACCTGCCCTTCGGTTGAGCTTCATGTATTTGCCATTCCATTTGAAGCAATGTTTCTCATTCTGTGCTGTGTACCAAAAAGATTACAAATTTGAGAAGGTTTCCTTAGCTGAGATTTGGAGAGCAGAAGGCTTTGTGCATCCTCAAGGTGGTGCTGCAATTCTATCTACAAGTTTGCAGTATTTTGAAGACCTTGTGGCACGGTCCTTCTTTCAATGTGTTGGTACCAGATATGTCATACATGACTTGATGCATGACATGGCACAAAAGGTTTCAGAGCACGACTGCTTCATCTTAAGAAATAAGAGTGACTTTGATAAAGTCCCCCAGAGTGTTCG is a window encoding:
- the LOC123042997 gene encoding putative disease resistance RPP13-like protein 1, whose amino-acid sequence is MSLPAIGIIGAINECVTLFQWAKSAISSLHSRWSGSQEQSLQDGVLLLESGLQRLRDTLPAMYDLINKAEWRSHEKSVAKLLPNLKDAVYEAEDLLDEFKWYEMKVKVEVIASQSAFIEFFDTVIQGSFNKLNDVQLRLDHLSRQLENMGLCGVTQRFDKLVRPETTSLPNETKIFGRDEELEQVLGFLNVPTNSKRKRATSSTNASTSASASNQVSNESRISSIHVLSIVGIGGVGKTTLAQHISNHQRVKSHFELIIWVCVSDNFDVKRLTKEVIQSCNGKEETFDNLDSLQHALSNHVDKKRLLIVLDDMWDDALKENGQRWKRFCAPFRSVQEGSVMLVTTRCPTVDEGVRTMNPVILEGLEDDAFWNFFKLCAFRSESSYNNPELECIGRKILPKLKGSPLAAKTLGRMLSMDLQTSHWNSILESELWELSQEETDILPALRLSFMYLPFHLKQCFSFCAVYQKDYKFEKVSLAEIWRAEGFVHPQGGAAILSTSLQYFEDLVARSFFQCVGTRYVIHDLMHDMAQKVSEHDCFILRNKSDFDKVPQSVRHLHILPNCDFDDSNLLSLCKFTKLRTLICDKKLGNRSIFVMREWGTKLLRMRVFSSAFINQLPDSIGNWKHLRYPEISRISPLNRIPSTFCWLYNLQTLYAKQCKLESLPSDFGKLINLESFWSQGFSYSAGGEMELDSAMGLGRVIRLMKNLNQFHGKLTINNVRVLSTEYAAEFELKNKKYLEELSLMMGSSMEGSLEYQNKQVLEVLQPPISVKSLYLEDYASASLPSWFLPHNLPSLKLLTFVCCVRLGSISSPSTSASVPTERFVDFHSLEELKMDYSPNISTRRLVSPSLKKLDLSYSGIFCSIDCFSLTNFNLTCPYVTSIQLQMWSLPSLRRLSIICSSLAYIEGNTRTFPSLNVLKVSSCPELLTLDGILTQEYLPAIEEIDIRHCPKLPSLPIVYCPNLKHLVVDECPSLNWQRGLVLPSSLQKLGLTQCGDISPYVPSCLLGLKSLVSLSIGGQRITSIPGDIWHSNLPSLEELVISGCPDLVSIGGTNAVTKIKEVVIIKCPNLTEADRINRRPRPRN